TAGCTTTAAATTCTTTTTCTAAACGATTTTTGAATTGGGTTGAAGCGACAAAAACATCTCCTGTTACTATTGTACCTGTGTTTACAGTTGGTTTGCGTTTGGCATCATAAGTTCTGATAAATTTTATTCTTGCTTTTTCTCCTGCTTCTTGTGTTTTGGCAATAAGCAAAGAATCACATGGGAAATACAATGGGTTTGAAGTCTCATCGTAATCAAAAGTTTGCCAAACTGTAATTCCTTCCGTTGTTAGCTGTCCAAAATCATGTTGTGCGGCTCTATCTCCCACTACAATATCTCCTGGTAAAAGCAATGGGTCAATTCCTCCAGCAATTCCTGTAAAAATCACTTCTGATGGATTAAAGTGTTCCAATAAAAGAGCTGCTGTCATTGCTGAATTTACTTTACCAATTCCAGATTTTACTACCACTACATCACGAGTACGCATTTTGCCTACTGTAAAAGTAACTCCCATAATAACCGTATCTCTTTTTGGATGAACTTTAAGTTTAAATAAATCTACTTCTACTTGCATCGCTCCAATAACGGCTGTAAAAGGCTTTCTATTCGGATTTTTGAGTTCTTGTTTTTGACGAGCAGAAAGTTCATCTTTCTTACCTTCTTCTACTTTTCCTTCAATATCGGAAGCTGTTTGAGCCATAGAGGTAAGAGAAATTATACTAAAAAAACTACACAGAATAACAAAAGCTATTTTAGACAATGACAATAGAGATACTGACTTATTCATACAATTAATTAGGGTCTATTTTATAAAAAACAAAAGATGCTACAAATTAAGCAACTTTTTTATAAACATACTTAA
This is a stretch of genomic DNA from Bernardetia sp. MNP-M8. It encodes these proteins:
- a CDS encoding 5'-methylthioadenosine/adenosylhomocysteine nucleosidase translates to MNKSVSLLSLSKIAFVILCSFFSIISLTSMAQTASDIEGKVEEGKKDELSARQKQELKNPNRKPFTAVIGAMQVEVDLFKLKVHPKRDTVIMGVTFTVGKMRTRDVVVVKSGIGKVNSAMTAALLLEHFNPSEVIFTGIAGGIDPLLLPGDIVVGDRAAQHDFGQLTTEGITVWQTFDYDETSNPLYFPCDSLLIAKTQEAGEKARIKFIRTYDAKRKPTVNTGTIVTGDVFVASTQFKNRLEKEFKAKAVEMEGGAVAQICYQQGVPFVVIRSISDTADENAAKLYKKFLKVASFNAAHLVSELIFLLEKEDKKKMNKEK